The proteins below come from a single Alnus glutinosa chromosome 9, dhAlnGlut1.1, whole genome shotgun sequence genomic window:
- the LOC133877702 gene encoding dicarboxylate transporter 1, chloroplastic, whose product MASIALTSSLSLAPPSLPSLRSRKPTRFAAQFRSISTPFHFSRQPNSLSLSKSASTSLFQTRPNPNRNQSNDTKFTVRSAASGGASVAAKPPSPPWQGAAIKPLLASIATGVILWLVPVPSGVSRNAWQLLAVFLATIVGIITQPLPLGAVALMGLGASVLTKTLTFSAAFSAFGDPIPWLIALAFFFARGFIKTGLGNRIAYQFVSLFGSSSLGLGYSLVFSEALLAPAIPSVSARAGGIFLPLVKSLCVACGSNVGDGTEERLGSWLMLTCFQTSVISSAMFLTAMAANPLAANLTFNTIKQTIGWTDWAKAAIVPGLVSLIVVPFLLYVIYPPTVKSSPDAPKLAREKLAQMGPMSKNEIIMAGTLLLTVGLWIFGGKLNVDAVTAAILGLSILLVSGVVTWKECLAESVAWDTLTWFAALIAMAGYLNKYGLISWFSQSVVKFVGGLGLSWQLSFGILVLLYFYSHYFFASGAAHIGAMFTAFLSVASALGTPPYFGAMVLAFLSNLMGGLTHYGIGSAPVFYGANYVPLAKWWGYGFLISVVNIIIWLGVGGIWWKFIGLW is encoded by the exons ATGGCGTCGATCGCTCTCACCTCCTCACTCTCCTTAgctcctccctccctcccttccCTCCGCTCCCGCAAACCCACTCGCTTCGCCGCTCAATTCCGCTCCATCTCCACCCCTTTCCATTTCTCACGGCAACCCAATTCCCTTTCTCTATCCAAATCCGCTTCCACTTCCCTATTCCAAACACGCCCTAACCCTAACCGTAACCAATCCAATGACACTAAATTTACCGTCAGATCCGCCGCTAGTGGTGGCGCGTCCGTGGCTGCGAAGCCTCCGTCTCCGCCGTGGCAAGGCGCCGCTATTAAGCCGCTGCTGGCTTCGATTGCGACGGGAGTTATCCTCTGGCTCGTGCCGGTTCCGTCGGGAGTATCGCGCAACGCCTGGCAGTTGCTCGCTGTCTTCCTCGCCACCATCGTCGGGATCATCACGCAGCCCTTGCCGCTCGGCGCCGTGGCTCTGATGGGCCTGGGCGCTTCGGTGCTGACCAAGACGCTCACCTTCTCCGCTGCATTCTCGGCCTTCGGCGACCCGATCCCCTGGCTCATCGCGCTCGCTTTCTTCTTCGCGCGCGGGTTCATCAAGACCGGGTTGGGGAACCGAATCGCGTACCAGTTCGTGTCCTTGTTTGGGAGCTCGTCGTTGGGGTTAGGGTACAGCTTGGTGTTCAGCGAGGCGCTCTTGGCGCCGGCGATTCCGTCTGTTTCGGCGAGGGCCGGCGGGATCTTCCTCCCGCTCGTGAAGTCGCTGTGCGTCGCGTGCGGTAGCAACGTCGGCGACGGGACCGAGGAGCGGCTGGGGTCGTGGCTGATGCTCACGTGCTTCCAGACCTCGGTGATCTCGTCGGCAATGTTCCTGACGGCAATGGCAGCGAACCCGCTGGCCGCGAACCTCACATTCAACACGATCAAGCAGACGATCGGGTGGACCGATTGGGCCAAGGCGGCGATCGTGCCCGGCTTGGTGTCGTTGATTGTGGTGCCGTTTCTTCTCTACGTGATTTACCCGCCGACGGTGAAGAGCAGCCCTGACGCGCCGAAATTGGCAAGGGAGAAGCTGGCGCAGATGGGTCCGATGTCTAAGAACGAGATTATTATGGCTGGGACTCTGCTTCTTACG GTGGGACTCTGGATTTTTGGCGGGAAGCTGAATGTGGATGCCGTCACTGCTGCCATTCTTGGACTATCGATCCTCCTGGTGAGTGGGGTTGTGACATGGAAGGAGTGCTTAGCCGAATCAGTTGCCTGGGATACCCTTACGTGGTTTGCTGCCCTCATTGCAATGGCTGGGTATCTCAACAAATATGGTCTCATCTCCTGGTTCAGCCAATCTGTAGTCAAg TTTGTTGGTGGATTGGGTCTTTCATGGCAGCTATCTTTTGGCATTCTGGTCCTTCTCTATTTCTACTCTCACTACTTCTTTGCAAGCGGAGCTGCTCACATTGGTGCCATGTTTACAGCCTTCCTATCTGTTGCCAGTGCCCTTGGCACTCCACCATACTTTGGAGCCATGGTGCTCGCCTTCCTCTCAAACCTCATGGGTGGCCTTACCCACTATGGCATTGGGTCAGCTCCAGTTTTCTATGGTGCCAACTATGTCCCTCTTGCCAAATGGTGGGGCTACGGATTCCTCATTTCTGTTGTCAATATTATCATCTGGCTCGGAGTTGGAGGGATTTGGTGGAAGTTCATTGGCTTGTGGTAA